A window of Sphingomonas adhaesiva contains these coding sequences:
- a CDS encoding Na+/H+ antiporter subunit C: MTLEFLVASAIAMLVAGGIYLALRGRTFQVVLGLTLLSYAINLFLFAIGRLVVDRPPLWSADVTEHADPLPQALVLTAIVITFGMTALTIILSLRSYLESGSDQVDGDRDDAA, translated from the coding sequence ATGACGCTGGAGTTCCTCGTTGCCTCCGCCATCGCGATGCTGGTGGCGGGCGGCATCTATCTTGCCCTGCGCGGACGTACCTTTCAGGTGGTGCTGGGACTGACGTTGCTGTCGTATGCGATCAATCTGTTCCTGTTTGCGATCGGCCGACTGGTCGTCGACCGCCCGCCGCTCTGGTCCGCGGACGTGACGGAGCACGCCGACCCCCTGCCCCAGGCGCTGGTCCTGACCGCGATCGTCATCACCTTCGGCATGACCGCCCTCACCATCATCCTGTCGCTGCGCAGCTATCTCGAAAGCGGATCGGATCAGGTCGACGGCGACCGGGACGATGCAGCATGA
- the mbhE gene encoding hydrogen gas-evolving membrane-bound hydrogenase subunit E — MAWAALVVATVAVLAVDRRRYLALIFISVIGLVMALAFIHLSAPDLALTQIAVEVVTILLMLLALHLLPGGPPRLSGVTRRVRDGAIAVVGGIGTGWLAWAIMTRPERAGISRFHWENSYTGGGGTNVVNVTLVDFRAFDTLGEIIVLGIAGLAIYALLEPAARGAAGRRLRTWRSDDRHSPERHPMMFLMATRLLLPLALLVGSYIFLRGHNQPGGGFIAALVFSIAILLQYLASGFDWTDERRKFGEHALIGAGVLIAVATGAGALPFGAPFLSSSFGHFHLPLIGEFELATAMLFDLGVACVVVGAVMMALAQLAHVAQRAARHDDDGEPA; from the coding sequence GTGGCCTGGGCAGCGCTGGTCGTGGCCACGGTGGCGGTGCTGGCGGTCGACCGGCGTCGCTATCTCGCCCTCATCTTCATCAGCGTCATCGGGCTGGTGATGGCCCTGGCGTTCATCCACCTCTCCGCGCCCGACCTCGCCCTGACGCAGATCGCGGTGGAGGTGGTGACGATCCTGCTGATGCTGCTGGCGCTCCACCTGCTGCCGGGCGGTCCTCCCCGCCTGTCCGGCGTCACCCGGCGAGTGCGCGACGGCGCGATCGCGGTGGTCGGGGGGATCGGCACGGGCTGGCTCGCCTGGGCGATCATGACCCGGCCGGAACGTGCGGGGATCTCGCGCTTCCATTGGGAGAACAGCTATACCGGCGGGGGCGGGACCAATGTCGTGAACGTCACGCTGGTGGACTTCCGCGCGTTCGACACGCTCGGCGAGATCATCGTGCTGGGGATCGCGGGCCTTGCCATCTACGCGCTGCTCGAACCGGCGGCGCGCGGTGCCGCGGGGCGGCGGCTGCGGACGTGGCGTTCCGACGACCGGCATTCGCCCGAGCGGCATCCGATGATGTTCCTGATGGCGACCCGGTTGCTGCTGCCGCTGGCCTTGCTGGTCGGCAGCTACATCTTTCTGCGCGGTCACAACCAGCCGGGCGGCGGCTTCATCGCCGCGCTGGTGTTCTCGATCGCCATCCTGCTGCAATATCTGGCCTCGGGATTCGACTGGACCGACGAACGGCGCAAGTTCGGCGAACATGCCCTGATCGGGGCCGGGGTCCTGATCGCGGTCGCGACGGGGGCCGGAGCGCTGCCGTTCGGCGCGCCTTTCCTGTCGAGCAGCTTCGGCCATTTCCACCTGCCGCTGATCGGCGAGTTCGAATTGGCGACGGCGATGCTGTTCGACCTGGGCGTCGCGTGCGTCGTCGTGGGTGCGGTGATGATGGCGCTGGCGCAGCTCGCGCATGTCGCGCAGCGCGCGGCGCGGCACGACGACGACGGGGAACCGGCATGA